The Geoalkalibacter ferrihydriticus DSM 17813 genome includes a window with the following:
- a CDS encoding ABC transporter ATP-binding protein: protein MSQSMVEITNLHLSLVGGGGQVNILRGVDLRVARGETLSIVGPSGAGKTTLLMAMSGLERATSGSIRVDGVDLADLNEDGLARFRREHLGIVFQSFHLVPTMTALENAALPLEFAGDPAAWDKAAAALDAVGLRDRQSHFPGQLSGGEQQRVALARAFVANPSLILADEPTGNLDRDTGARVMELLFGLQAEQGTTLILITHDEALAQRCGRRLHMADGRFPASDAGRA from the coding sequence ATGTCTCAATCCATGGTTGAAATAACGAATCTCCATTTGAGTCTAGTCGGTGGCGGCGGGCAGGTCAATATCCTGCGCGGCGTCGATCTGCGCGTCGCGCGTGGCGAAACCTTGAGCATCGTCGGTCCCTCGGGCGCGGGGAAAACCACCCTGCTCATGGCGATGTCGGGGCTGGAACGGGCCACCAGCGGAAGCATACGGGTCGACGGAGTTGATCTCGCCGATCTCAACGAGGACGGGCTGGCCCGCTTTCGTCGCGAGCACCTGGGCATCGTCTTTCAGTCTTTTCATCTGGTGCCGACCATGACCGCCCTGGAAAACGCCGCGTTGCCCCTGGAATTCGCCGGCGACCCCGCTGCCTGGGACAAGGCGGCGGCGGCTCTGGACGCCGTCGGGTTGCGTGATCGCCAAAGCCATTTCCCCGGTCAGCTCTCCGGCGGCGAGCAGCAACGGGTGGCCCTGGCGCGGGCCTTTGTCGCCAATCCGTCGCTGATTCTTGCCGACGAGCCGACGGGCAATCTCGATCGGGACACAGGGGCACGCGTCATGGAGTTGCTCTTCGGTTTGCAGGCCGAGCAGGGCACCACCCTTATTCTCATCACCCATGACGAGGCCCTGGCGCAGCGCTGTGGGCGCCGCCTGCACATGGCCGACGGACGCTTCCCGGCGTCCGACGCGGGCCGGGCATGA
- a CDS encoding putative DNA modification/repair radical SAM protein, which produces MADSETLEKKLAILAESAKYDASCSSSGSTRSPAGGLGNVARSGVCHSWSADGRCIALLKILLTNACIYDCAYCVNRRSNDVPRATLTPGEVADITINFYRRNYIEGLFLSTGVLRDPDYTMEQLLAAVRKLREDHRFGGYIHLKLVPGADARWVEEAGRYADRVSINIELPSAASLGQLAPDKGRAAILEPMTLAGRLITESRAARRKSRKAPVFAPAGQSTQLIVGATPESDRHILRLSESLYQRMDLKRVYYSAFIPVSTDNRLPVLTAPPLLREHRLYQADWLLRFYGFAAEEILSEEQPDLDTALDPKAGWALRNLHLFPVEVNRADYEMLLRVPGIGVRSARKILRARRGGALGFDALKRLGIVLKRARYFLTAQGLYFGEADLAAANLRERLLALPAPQKKSAQQLDLFAGGAESQEHFSATVTGEM; this is translated from the coding sequence ATGGCCGATTCCGAAACCCTTGAGAAAAAACTCGCCATCCTCGCCGAGAGCGCCAAATATGACGCGTCCTGTTCGTCGAGCGGCAGTACGCGCTCCCCGGCTGGCGGGTTGGGCAATGTTGCGCGCAGCGGGGTTTGCCACAGCTGGTCGGCGGACGGGCGCTGTATTGCGCTGCTCAAGATTCTGCTCACCAACGCCTGCATTTACGATTGCGCCTATTGCGTCAACCGGCGCAGCAACGATGTGCCGCGCGCCACTCTCACCCCCGGCGAGGTGGCGGATATCACCATCAATTTCTACCGGCGCAACTACATCGAAGGGTTGTTTCTCAGCACCGGCGTGCTGCGCGATCCTGACTACACTATGGAGCAGTTGCTCGCCGCCGTGCGTAAACTGCGCGAAGATCATCGTTTCGGGGGCTATATTCACCTCAAGCTGGTGCCCGGCGCCGATGCGCGCTGGGTTGAAGAAGCGGGGCGCTACGCCGACCGGGTAAGCATCAACATCGAGCTGCCCAGCGCCGCGAGCCTCGGGCAACTGGCGCCGGACAAGGGGCGCGCGGCGATTCTCGAGCCCATGACCCTCGCCGGACGGCTCATCACCGAGAGCCGCGCCGCGCGGCGCAAGAGTCGCAAAGCGCCGGTGTTCGCCCCGGCGGGGCAGAGCACCCAATTGATTGTCGGCGCCACCCCCGAAAGCGACCGGCACATTCTGCGCCTGTCCGAATCTCTCTATCAGCGCATGGATCTCAAGCGCGTCTACTACTCCGCCTTCATTCCCGTGAGTACCGATAATCGCCTGCCGGTTTTGACCGCCCCGCCCCTGTTGCGCGAGCACCGCCTCTATCAGGCCGACTGGTTGCTGCGCTTCTACGGTTTTGCCGCCGAGGAAATTCTCAGCGAAGAACAGCCCGATCTCGACACGGCGCTTGATCCCAAAGCAGGCTGGGCGCTGCGCAACCTGCACCTGTTTCCCGTCGAGGTGAACCGCGCCGATTACGAGATGCTGCTGCGCGTGCCCGGAATCGGGGTGCGTTCGGCGCGCAAAATTCTGCGCGCGCGACGGGGCGGCGCGCTGGGTTTCGATGCGTTGAAGCGTCTGGGCATCGTTCTCAAGCGCGCCCGCTATTTTTTGACCGCCCAGGGACTGTATTTCGGCGAGGCGGATCTGGCAGCCGCCAACCTGCGTGAACGCTTGCTGGCCCTGCCTGCGCCGCAAAAGAAATCAGCGCAACAACTCGATCTGTTCGCGGGAGGGGCCGAATCACAGGAACACTTTTCCGCGACGGTGACAGGGGAAATGTAG
- a CDS encoding arylesterase, protein MPAFLLKILLVFVLLAPQLVLAGQETLRLAVLGDSLTAGYGLAPEEAFPARLEKALREQGCAVRVINAGVSGDTSAGGLARLEWTLADEPHIVLVNLGGNDTLRGLAPEHTRANLDAILTRLRERGVQPILAGMRAPRNFGRDYYIPFDALYPSLAEKHDVPFYPFFLEGVAGVPELNLPDGIHPNAQGVEEIVRRILLVVKDVVTQEKAAIE, encoded by the coding sequence ATGCCTGCCTTCCTGCTGAAAATTTTATTGGTTTTCGTGCTGCTTGCTCCGCAGCTCGTCCTGGCCGGCCAGGAGACTCTGCGTCTGGCCGTGCTCGGCGACAGCCTCACCGCCGGCTACGGCCTGGCCCCCGAAGAGGCGTTTCCCGCCCGCCTGGAAAAAGCCCTGCGTGAGCAGGGCTGTGCAGTGCGCGTAATCAACGCGGGCGTTTCCGGCGACACCAGCGCCGGCGGCCTGGCGCGCCTGGAGTGGACTCTGGCCGATGAGCCGCATATCGTTCTCGTCAATCTGGGCGGCAACGACACCCTGCGCGGCCTGGCGCCGGAACACACGCGCGCCAACCTCGACGCCATCCTCACCCGCCTGCGTGAGCGCGGCGTACAGCCGATTCTGGCCGGCATGCGCGCGCCGCGCAATTTCGGCCGGGATTATTATATCCCATTTGATGCACTTTATCCCAGCCTTGCCGAGAAGCACGATGTGCCCTTCTATCCCTTTTTCCTCGAAGGCGTGGCCGGTGTCCCGGAATTGAACCTGCCCGACGGCATCCATCCCAATGCCCAGGGCGTCGAAGAGATCGTGCGGCGCATTCTGCTGGTGGTGAAAGATGTGGTGACGCAAGAGAAAGCTGCGATTGAATAG
- a CDS encoding ABC transporter permease codes for MPQAWRLARRELRGGLHGFGVFLACLFLGVFAISAVGSFAAAARSGLLTDARALLGGDVEARLTHREPDSAQLDFLEARGRLSRVVEMRAMARAAAADGRLLVELKAVDDAYPLYGEVDIAPPAPLAHALDRGEDGIYGALAETALLQRLDLQVGDRVHLGDAELRIAGVLVREPDRTFGAFTLGPRLLISRSALTETGLLQPGSLVTYAYRLRLPADEVAEDVRAELQTAFPDAGWRLRTWREADPRVRDFIDRMALNLTLVGLCALLVGGLGVAGAVRGYLGGKVFHIAAMKCVGAPGRVIFAGYLLQILILGAVGAAAGLLAGGSVPWLAVHLFGERLPVPLQPGFYPQPLLTSALFGLLIALVFSLKALGVARRVPPSVLFRGYAETIRLSPGGGIWLAVVLSAAGLALLTVLTSPDRRLALWFIAGALACFAIFRGLSALIIVLARRAPRPAQPSLRLALANIHRRGSPAGSAVFSLGLGLTALVIVALVQANLNRLVDETVPDEAPAFFFMDIQSDQVAQFEEALAAVPGVSRSERHPTLRGRITAIDGVPVEQAEVDPEVRWAVRGDRFLSYAADLPESTEVVAGSRWPRDYSGPPLLSLTTDLAEGFGIDVGDTLTVNVLGREVTAEIANLRRVDWSTLDLNFALLFAPGTLEGAPQTHIATVYVAPADEAALLRTVTDRLPNVSAIGIREVLANVARTLERIGLVFQAMAGVALVTGFLVLAGAISADQHRRIHDAVIFKVCGATRRDILSAFAAEFLLLGLAAAAISALVGGLAAWGILEGLMNTPFSLRGGTVLLTLSVGLALTLALGLAGTWKALGQKPAAYLRED; via the coding sequence TTGCCCCAGGCCTGGCGTCTGGCCCGTCGTGAACTGCGCGGCGGCCTGCACGGTTTCGGCGTGTTTCTCGCCTGCCTGTTTCTCGGCGTGTTCGCCATCAGCGCCGTCGGCTCTTTTGCCGCGGCGGCGCGCAGCGGCCTGCTCACCGACGCCCGCGCTCTGCTCGGCGGCGATGTGGAAGCGCGCCTCACTCACCGCGAACCCGATTCGGCGCAGCTTGATTTTCTCGAGGCGCGCGGCCGCTTATCGCGGGTCGTCGAAATGCGCGCCATGGCACGCGCGGCCGCCGCTGATGGGCGTCTGCTGGTGGAACTCAAGGCGGTGGACGATGCCTATCCTCTCTATGGCGAGGTGGATATCGCTCCGCCTGCGCCCCTGGCCCACGCCCTTGATCGTGGTGAGGACGGTATTTATGGCGCACTGGCCGAGACGGCCCTGTTGCAGCGCCTGGATCTCCAGGTGGGGGATCGTGTCCACTTGGGGGATGCCGAGTTGCGCATCGCCGGGGTCCTGGTCCGCGAGCCCGATCGCACTTTCGGCGCCTTTACTCTGGGACCCCGCTTGCTGATCAGCCGCAGCGCCCTGACGGAAACCGGCCTGTTGCAACCGGGCAGCCTGGTGACTTATGCCTATCGTCTGCGTTTGCCGGCCGATGAGGTCGCAGAGGATGTGCGCGCCGAACTTCAGACGGCGTTTCCCGATGCCGGCTGGCGCCTGCGCACCTGGCGCGAAGCCGATCCGCGGGTGCGCGATTTCATCGATCGTATGGCTCTCAATCTTACCCTGGTGGGCTTGTGCGCCCTGCTGGTCGGGGGCCTGGGGGTGGCCGGAGCGGTCCGCGGCTATCTCGGCGGCAAGGTGTTTCACATCGCCGCGATGAAATGCGTCGGTGCGCCGGGGCGGGTCATCTTTGCCGGGTATCTTTTGCAGATTCTGATCCTCGGGGCGGTGGGCGCAGCCGCCGGGCTGCTGGCCGGGGGCAGTGTGCCCTGGCTTGCCGTGCACCTGTTCGGCGAGCGTCTGCCGGTGCCTTTGCAGCCCGGTTTCTATCCCCAGCCCCTTCTGACCTCGGCGCTTTTCGGCCTGCTCATCGCCCTGGTGTTTTCCCTCAAGGCCCTGGGCGTCGCGCGCCGCGTACCGCCCTCGGTGTTGTTTCGCGGCTATGCGGAAACCATTCGCCTCTCGCCCGGGGGCGGAATCTGGTTGGCCGTTGTCCTCTCCGCAGCGGGTTTGGCCCTGCTCACCGTTCTGACCAGTCCCGACCGGCGCCTCGCCCTGTGGTTCATTGCCGGGGCGCTGGCCTGCTTTGCCATCTTCCGCGGGCTCTCCGCCCTGATCATCGTTCTTGCGCGGCGTGCGCCCCGGCCTGCGCAGCCCAGCCTGCGACTGGCTCTGGCCAATATCCACCGGCGTGGTTCACCGGCGGGCAGTGCGGTATTTTCGCTGGGATTGGGGCTGACCGCCCTGGTCATCGTCGCCCTGGTGCAGGCCAATCTCAATCGCCTCGTCGATGAAACGGTACCGGACGAAGCGCCGGCCTTTTTCTTCATGGACATTCAAAGCGATCAGGTTGCGCAGTTCGAGGAAGCCCTGGCCGCGGTGCCGGGGGTGAGCCGCAGCGAGCGCCACCCGACCCTGCGCGGTCGAATCACCGCTATCGACGGGGTTCCTGTGGAGCAGGCGGAGGTTGATCCCGAGGTGCGCTGGGCGGTGCGCGGCGATCGTTTTCTGAGCTATGCCGCCGACCTGCCGGAGAGCACCGAAGTGGTGGCCGGGAGCCGGTGGCCGCGCGATTACAGCGGACCGCCGCTGTTGTCCCTGACCACCGATCTCGCCGAAGGTTTCGGCATCGACGTCGGCGACACCTTGACGGTCAACGTGCTCGGCCGCGAGGTCACCGCCGAGATCGCCAATCTGCGCCGCGTCGACTGGTCAACTCTGGATCTCAACTTCGCCCTGCTGTTTGCGCCGGGCACCCTGGAAGGCGCGCCCCAGACCCACATCGCCACGGTCTATGTCGCACCCGCCGACGAAGCCGCCTTGCTGCGCACCGTCACCGACCGCCTGCCCAACGTCTCGGCCATCGGTATCCGCGAAGTGCTCGCCAATGTGGCGCGCACCCTGGAGCGCATCGGCCTGGTGTTTCAGGCCATGGCGGGGGTGGCTCTGGTGACGGGGTTTCTGGTGCTGGCCGGGGCGATTTCCGCCGATCAGCATCGGCGTATCCACGACGCGGTGATCTTCAAGGTATGCGGTGCCACGCGCCGCGACATCCTGAGCGCCTTTGCCGCCGAATTCCTGTTGCTCGGCCTGGCTGCCGCGGCGATCAGCGCCCTGGTGGGCGGACTGGCAGCCTGGGGGATTCTCGAAGGGTTGATGAATACGCCTTTCAGCCTGCGCGGCGGCACGGTGCTGTTGACCCTGAGTGTCGGGCTGGCCCTGACTCTGGCTTTAGGGCTGGCGGGCACCTGGAAGGCCCTGGGGCAGAAGCCGGCGGCTTATCTGCGGGAGGATTGA